A region of Culicoides brevitarsis isolate CSIRO-B50_1 chromosome 1, AGI_CSIRO_Cbre_v1, whole genome shotgun sequence DNA encodes the following proteins:
- the LOC134837396 gene encoding DNA repair protein rad-50: MRKKPTKLVKPKKFTGSMDSIGAYYKRFCDRNIHDPLFDCCCDATTIDTTIKNNNGDREREGRGSSSNNTENVTRETDDGTNEMMENFSNLSVTGSMEFSVDSFGNGGGGGKRKKRRKKSASEGKLRTESSLSSNSMKCAKQKYFSTSDLSSVFGKNRARKNYNGLSVKNMNLNHQFVSLKSQMENLSSSIPDLSKKKFAQISDHDKKILSRMVMKRRKEMAMIADAQLARQYWEQEKVARQRFIQEQNQSYFKTIKEKREFEAAKTRQRMEQIEKEERAQIERLKRELFEKEAKTESLLKTLEFRKEMKIYQKRQRELQKVDMNLVNQQEHEMNDTIWRQILIERLQQRIHRADNLRQKIMDVYKCRIQTDNQLEQTIHAANFDEAKKVEQFRMQQLRERIQHRDQKYKEFVEHKSRLIEESQQKAKISAAMRELIKRSVSPENMFKNVKPSGTTKLERPISNLSHCDSHFVLG, encoded by the coding sequence atgcgaaaaaaaccCACAAAATTAGTGAAACCGAAAAAATTTACGGGCTCAATGGATAGCATTGGTGCGTATTACAAACGCTTTTGCGATAGAAACATTCACGACCCATTGTTTGATTGTTGCTGCGATGCCACCACTATTGATACtacaatcaaaaataataatggtgACCGTGAACGGGAAGGTCGAGGCAGCAGCAGTAATAATACCGAAAACGTAACGCGGGAAACTGACGACGGCACCAACGAAATGATGGAGAACTTCAGTAATTTATCGGTGACGGGTTCGATGGAATTCAGTGTCGACAGTTTCGGGAACGGTGGCGGCGGCGGCAAGCGGaagaaacgacgaaaaaagtcGGCGAGCGAAGGAAAATTACGCACCGAAAGCAGTTTATCGAGCAACAGCATGAAATGcgcgaaacaaaaatatttttccacgaGTGATTTGTCGTcagtttttggtaaaaatcgCGCGCGCAAAAACTACAACGGTCTCTCggtgaaaaatatgaatttaaaccATCAATTTGTGTCGCTAAAGAGCCAAATGGAGAACCTAAGTTCGAGTATTCCGGATTTGTCGAAGAAAAAGTTCGCCCAGATCTCGGATCACGACAAGAAAATCCTGAGTCGCATGGTGATGAAGCGTCGCAAGGAGATGGCAATGATCGCGGATGCCCAACTCGCGCGGCAATACTGGGAACAGGAGAAAGTCGCACGGCAACGCTTCATCCAGGAGCAAAATCAGAGTTATTTCAAGACGATTAAGGAAAAACGCGAATTTGAGGCGGCCAAAACGCGTCAACGCATGGAACAAATCGAGAAAGAGGAACGTGCTCAAATTGAGCGACTCAAACGTGAACTTTTCGAAAAAGAGGCCAAAACTGAATCCCTGTTAAAAACCCTGGAATTCCGTAAggagatgaaaatttatcaaaaacgcCAGCGGGAACTGCAAAAAGTCGACATGAATTTAGTGAATCAGCAGGAACACGAAATGAACGACACGATTTGGCGACAAATACTTATAGAACGCTTGCAGCAACGCATTCACCGCGCCGATAATTTGCGCCAAAAGATCATGGATGTGTACAAGTGTCGCATTCAGACGGATAATCAGCTTGAGCAAACGATTCATGCGGCGAATTTTGATGAAGCGAAGAAGGTGGAGCAATTTCGGATGCAACAGTTGCGCGAAAGGATCCAACATCGCGACCAAAAGTACAAGGAATTCGTTGAGCACAAGTCACGACTGATAGAGGAGTCGCAACAAAAGGCCAAAATTTCGGCGGCGATGCGGGAACTCATCAAAAGGTCCGTTAGTCCGgaaaatatgttcaaaaatgtcaaacccAGTGGCACAACTAAACTCGAGAGACC
- the LOC134827866 gene encoding cytochrome P450 6d3-like, producing MLFYIFIALGCIYAFLKYLFSYWARNGFPYLEPEIPFGNMKKFAKKQASFGLNTWEMYQKVKKPFVGVYIFFSPTLLIRDVNLVHKILVTDVEYFYDRGIYMNEEREPMSVSLFSQRGSKWKCLRQKMSPLFSTGKLKNMFQTILNEVDHLDKYVEIKAENKEVIEFKDILQRYVLNIIGSVFFGIELDTIADPSHPFRNINKLITNRGLIEDMKTALVFMAPKIIDIFRINTFNPDVKKFFYDVVNSTISHRDTNNFRRNDFMQLMLDMRKSDDALTIDEIASNVFLFFIAGTETTSATAGFCLYELALQPDLMKRVQTEIDETLAKHEGVISYDSIQEMELLEMCIKETLRKYPGLPMLNRECTKDFKIPDSDLTIKKGTAILVSIMGLHYDPKNFAEPEKFDPERFRKGQETFNKDAYIPFGDGPRQCIAVRMGFMGAKAAVVKMLSKYNFETVSNKPIEFDTHSVGLLSKGGLPLRVSKR from the exons atgttattttacatttttattgctcTCGGTTGCATTTACGCCTTTTTAAAGTATCTCTTCTCGTATTGGGCCCGTAATGGCTTCCCATATCTTGAACCAGAAATTCCCTTCGGAAACATGAAAAAGTTCGCAAAAAAGCAAGCCTCCTTCGGTTTGAACACCTGGGAAATGTATCAGAAGGTTAAAAAGCCCTTCGTTGGCGTCTACATCTTTTTCAGTCCAACATTGTTGATTCGCGACGTTAATCTTGTGCACAAAATTTTGGTAACGGACGTCGAGTATTTTTACGATCGCGGAATTTACATGAACGAAGAGCGCGAACCGATGTCTGTGAGTTTATTTTCGCAACGAGGCAGCAAATGGAAGTGTTTGCGACAGAAAATGAGTCCGTTATTCTCCACgggaaaattgaagaatatgTTTCAGACGATTTTGAATGAAGTTGATCACTTAGACAAATATGTTGAAATTAAAGCTGAAAATAAGGAAGTTATTGAGTTTAAAGACATTTTGCAACGTTAcgttttgaatattattgGTTCGGTGTTCTTTGGCATTGAGCTGGATACGATTGCAGATCCAAGTCACCCTTTTAGgaacattaataaattaataacaaacagAGGGTTGATTGAAGATATGAAGACTGCTTTGGTTTTTATGGCTCcaaa aattATCGACATTTTCCGCATCAACACCTTTAATCCagacgtaaaaaaattcttttatgacGTCGTGAACTCTACAATTTCTCATCGTGACACGAACAATTTTCGTCGCAACGATTTTATGCAACTCATGCTGGATATGAGAAAATCCGATGACGCTTTAACAATTGACGAAATTGCTTCCAacgtttttcttttcttcattgCTGGCACGGAAACCACCTCCGCAACTGCTGGATTTTGTCTCTATGAGCTCGCATTGCAGCCAGACCTCATGAAACGCGTGCAAACCGAAATCGATGAGACCCTGGCGAAACACGAGGGCGTCATCAGTTACGACAGCATCCAGGAAATGGAACTTTTGGAAATGTGTATTAAGGAAACTTTACGAAAATATCCCGGATTGCCGATGCTGAATCGCGAATGCaccaaagattttaaaattccaGACTCGGATTTGACCATCAAAAAGGGAACGGCGATTTTGGTCTCGATTATGGGATTGCATTACGATCCAAAGAATTTTGCTGAACCAGAAAAGTTCGATCCCGAGCGTTTTAGAAAGGGACAAGAAACGTTCAATAAAGACGCTTATATTCCCTTTGGAGATGGCCCGAGACAGTGTATCGCGGTGCGAATGGGATTCATGGGAGCCAAAGCTGCTGTCGTGAAAATGTTGTCAAAATATAACTTTGAGACAGTCAGTAACAAACCAATTGAGTTCGATACGCATTCAGTTGGACTTCTGAGCAAAGGTGGACTACCACTGAGAGTTTCAAAGAGATAA
- the LOC134833743 gene encoding cytochrome P450 6d3-like, protein MFLLISLISLPILGFLYIKYLFSYWTRQGFDQIEPEIPYGNMKPFMQNKKAFGVQIWELYNSTKKAFIGIYIMFSPSLLVRDVTLAKKILVEDFNNFTDRGIYMNEKREPLSVSLLSLPGHRWKHLRQKMTPLFSSGKLRNMFPTVMTEVNRLESYMETQSNANSVVDMKDILLNFVLNVVGSIFFGIEVDMITNPDHPFKQTHLEMNDPSFLNKLRGFFSFLAPSLMDLFRLSVFSASVKKFFINITNENVEFREKNNFSRADFLQLMVELRRADAADGKLKFSTTEIASNSILFYMAGTETTSATASTCLYELALHPDLMKRVQTEIDETLAKHEGVISYDSIQEMELLEMCIKETLRKYPGLPMLNRECTKDFKIPDSDLTIKKGTAIVISTMGFHYDPKYFAEPEKFIPERFKKGEETYNKDAYMPFGDGPRQCIAVRMGMVVAKVAVVKLLTKFNFETVDGKPIEFDTHAVGLAYKGGLPLKVHKR, encoded by the coding sequence ATGTTTTTACTAATTTCCCTCATTTCACTCCcaattttgggatttttatacataaaatacCTGTTTTCTTATTGGACTCGCCAGGGATTCGATCAAATCGAGCCCGAAATCCCGTATGGCAACATGAAACCGTTTATGCAGAACAAAAAAGCTTTTGGTGTCCAAATTTGGGAATTATAtaacagcacaaaaaaagcatttaTCGGCATCTACATCATGTTCAGTCCAAGTTTACTCGTTCGCGATGTTACGTTAGCGAAGAAAATCTTGGTGGAAGACTTCAACAACTTTACGGATCGCGGAATTTACATGAACGAGAAGCGAGAACCGCTTTCAGTGTCGTTACTTTCGTTGCCGGGACATCGTTGGAAGCATTTACGCCAAAAAATGACGCCATTATTCTCATCTGGAAAGCTTCGGAACATGTTTCCGACCGTCATGACGGAGGTAAATCGTCTCGAGAGCTACATGGAGACCCAATCAAACGCCAATTCCGTTGTCGACATGAAAGATATTCTCCTAAACTTCGTCTTGAACGTCGTTGGATCGATCTTTTTCGGGATCGAAGTCGATATGATCACAAATCCGGATCATCCGTTCAAGCAAACGCACTTGGAAATGAACGATCCGTCGTTTTTGAACAAACTTCGCgggtttttctcctttttggCACCAAGTTTGATGGATTTGTTCCGACTTTCCGTCTTCAGTGCAAgtgttaagaaatttttcatcaacattACGAACGAAAATGTcgaatttcgtgaaaaaaacaacttttcgcGGGCAGATTTCCTTCAGCTGATGGTCGAATTGAGACGCGCCGATGCCGCcgatggaaaattaaaattcagcaCGACAGAAATTGCCAGCAACAGCATCTTATTTTACATGGCTGGCACGGAAACGACTTCAGCAACGGCCAGCACATGCTTGTACGAGCTCGCCCTGCATCCGGACCTCATGAAACGCGTGCAAACCGAAATCGATGAGACCCTGGCGAAACACGAGGGCGTCATCAGTTACGACAGCATCCAGGAAATGGAACTTTTGGAAATGTGTATTAAGGAAACTTTACGAAAATATCCCGGATTGCCGATGCTGAATCGCGAATGCACCAAAGATTTCAAGATTCCAGACTCGGATTTGACCATCAAAAAGGGAACGGCGATCGTAATTTCCACCATGGGATTCCATTATGACCCCAAATATTTCGCTGAAccggaaaaatttattcccGAACGCTTTAAAAAGGGCGAAGAAACGTACAATAAAGACGCTTACATGCCTTTTGGTGATGGGCCGCGACAATGTATCGCCGTGCGGATGGGAATGGTCGTCGCGAAAGTTGCTGTCGTTAAGCTTTTGACcaaatttaactttgaaaCGGTCGACGGGAAGCCAATTGAGTTCGATACACATGCAGTGGGACTCGCGTACAAGGGAGGATTGCCCCTAAAAGTGcataaacgttaa